Genomic segment of Drosophila biarmipes strain raj3 chromosome 2L, RU_DBia_V1.1, whole genome shotgun sequence:
CATGAAGTTAAGTACGAGAGACCTTAGGCGTCATCGTCATGGATCTACCTTGTAGTATCGCCTCTATATATAAACGCACGAGATGCTGGTACCTTTTGGCCCTCGGCTGGTGTGAGATTGTTTGctataattttccattgccTGCAATTCCACTTTCCTTTGCCACATATATTTCACAAAATTGGCAAAATCCCACGCAGCCTCGGAGCCACACACTCATAATTGGGTCGCTTAATCTATCATTTGACATCTCCGATCCCCGATCTCCGCCGCCCTCAGacaactttttaattacaattggGCTCATTGTTTGGGCTTTTGTGGTTACGCAACATTCGCATTGCGTGGCGACTGCCAAAGGAAAGTCATCACTAGATTGACATAAAAACTCTTTATCGGCCCGATTGCGAGCGGttcaagaaattttttttggtcttACAAAATCGGATTATTAATCTCACGTTGCGTTGCTTAAATGTGTAGTTTccttaaaccaaaaaataaggaaattaCAATTACAGCGCTTAagcttttcatttttgtttaagCAACAGATTTACTTCTTAAGacttttgaaatttgaaatgtataattttttgtctttaaaacaaaatacatgATCTTATTTATTGGAAGTGGAACTTTGTGTTACACCTACTCCGAACTGAGGCATGCTGGGCAAtgattaaacatattttgctCATGGACAGGTGGAAAAGAAGTGCGGGCACAAAGCGTAAACAATGATAAATTACAATAACATAACATAATTAAGTTTGGGCTGGTGCTGATGCTAATTAACTTCTTTTTCCCCAGGCGACTCCGCATAGATGTCGATGTCTCGCCACTTTTGCCTGTGTATACATCTGAGGTTAGCGTAACCCAGTGACTGACTTTGACTGTTTACCGCATCACGTGGCGTCGGCACCTTGGGTTCTGTAACCCATCGCATCTCCATCGCCGAAAAAACCAACATCTATTTCGCCACTCTTCGGTGGCCAAAATGTCAGAGGTTTCGGCGCATCTTGTGGATACGGTCAGCTGGCGATTATACAAAGCATTTTCCGCCATCAACAATTATTTATTCCATTTATGTGTGGttataagtatattttttggtcGGTCTTTTTTTTGTCAATTCTCAATTAAAAGCCTTCATCGTTTTCGACCCTGAAATGAATTCGCATCAAATCGCTTGGAATCCAAAATTGTCCAAATAATTGTTTTGCTTCAGTTTTGGCCAAGGAAAAggtttactttgttttgtttgctatACTTAATTTTTGCACAATGTTTTCTCAGTTAAACGAATAAGgtcttttttctttattaaattgaataaataattgGATTGTATTTTATGCTTATAAGAGGCttagataaaaaaataatagctgattaaatattgtaattacgaagttggcaaaaaaaaagcattgggttaaatttttcttacttttcttgcagttataaacctatttttatcttttacagcattcagttttatgtattttacttgCAAATTTCCACTTTCGCATACACGCGTTGCTTTCCTAAGCGATGCATTGCGTTGCACGtgtgaaaaataaacaaaaaagtgtGGTGCCTTCTTAGGATGGGTTTTATTTAGCGCTGGCGCCATTGTCATCCGAAGGCGAACCCAAATTTTCGGGGAGTCTTAGCCAAAGCAGACAGTCTGTTATTATTTCGACTGCGGTTCGTTGCTGTGTTGTTGGCCAAATTGTGCGACAAAAATTCTGAGCCAGACACATGATTTGTTGCATTGTGGCACGATGTTGGAGCTGAGAGCTCGAGACTGGGAGCTCATTAGGCCGGGGGGAGCCATTATGCAATCTCGTTTGCATTGTTCAGTTTGCTGGCAGCAGATGAAGATGATGGCGGCACTACTTGGCCCCTCGTCTTGTTTGGATTTCGTTTTGGATAGCTTTGGGTAAACGGTTTTTTGTCGACTAGGACAAAtaacattctttttatttttcaaatattgattttcttGCCCTGGTAATTTGTATACCAAcgttacattttattattctttgattattttattcttatatATGATGCCGACAATAACCATTATACAGTGTTATTGGTTTTAATCAATAGGTATAACTATCAAAATGCAAAACTGATCTTTGATGAGGTTCAAttgaaaaaacaaatatgCAATAATCAACAAGCCGTCTTCAAAATtgttagtttttatttatttatttattttttttataatataataataatttcagacTTTTTTGTGCTCTAACCGCTTTTTATGCTACGATACTTTTAGTacctcttcttcttcttcgatTCAGGGGATCGCCGATGGTGATGGCTGAACATCTTGCTTACTTCATCTTCGCTTTCATTGATAAAGTCCTTCCAGATTTTTCTCACGCCGATTTTCCTATCGTAAAAGTGAAAGGACTCCAAGTGCTCTACCAGTTTCTTGGCATTCCTGTACGGTTCGTCTACCGAGACCTCGGCCCTTAGCCACTTGTCCTTAACCTCATATTCCAGCTTCCGCAGAAGTCTAACTTCATTGATACGCTTTCTATTTTTCTCCTTTGCCTGAGAGCACAATTGGTTTAATATGTGTACAAACTAGATATAGCTTAAAATTACCTTCTTATGCAGGGAACCGTAGGCGACCATCACATTGTCCTCATCCAAGCTGGCCGAGCGCCTATCCTGAAACACAATTCTAGCAAAGTCCTTGTAGGACGTGTTTGGCTGAACCACAAATGATCCTTCCCTGAGTATCTTACGAATGAGTTTCTGTTCCACATCTGACTTCAGTATCTCCACATATTCGTGGAAGAGATCCAGGGGTGTTGAATCGTGAGGGCCGAACTTGGCTGAAAATCGATGATCCTCGGATATGATCGGATAAAGATCCTCCCATTGTGACATGTAGGTGAGTATGCCCTTCTTATGAAGGGAATCGAGAAGTTCTACAAAGGCTTCCTTGAGCTTATGCTTCTCTCGCATCATTCGCCTAAGTTCTTCAACCTCCTTCCTCAgttgctcctcctccttcttCCGCTTGGCGGCACGTCTTACGGAGTCCGTTTCGATCGCCTTTGGTGGTATCTCTTCCACCACTTTGGCCGACTGCTCATTGACTTTATTGGCATGGTTCTGATTGTCCTCCACCACTGGTGATGCAGCATGTGAAGGACTGTTTTCTTTTGGATAATGTTCAGTGACTTCTTCCTTAAGTGCCCAAGGCCTCCAAGGCCCTGATGCTGGTGTCACCGTGGAAGTACCCTCTGAGGAAGCAGTTCCTTCGCAGCCCGATTCGGAAAAGCTGCTCAAACCTGATTCGGTGGATTCTGAAATATACAAGAATCTGAGTATCGGTCCAGTTAAAaagttttggaatttataaatttagcCTTAGAAATGGAAATCTGCATTGAACATAAGGgggttttttttcaaaatactttGCAAAAACCTGAGAGATTCCGAAGCTTAGAGATATAAGGGTTGGTACTGCTGCTCGCTGCCTGCTCCATTGGATGCGACGTGGTATGAACGTCTTGAAGTGTTGCACTATTCCTGGGAGCCAATTGAAAGTCCTGGCCAAACTTCGGATGTCCTTCGGAGGGTGTCTAAAAAGGTGTTGTCTAGTCATTTTGAAGAGGATAATAACCTGGTGACGTGTTAACCATTCCGTGGAAAAGTCCCACATTCTCGACGTAAGTCAGGCGCGTCTCAGTAGGAAGTTCACCGAGTTGTGTAAGGGACCATGTTCTTTCCTCCTGGGTCTCCATCCCGTACACGGTATccgttttaattttcagtGAAGCCTTCTGTTCCAGACCAACATTCGATTCTTGCCACATAATTCTCGATTTCTTTTTTCAAAATGGCGTCCGTAATCCTAAAATCAGTGGTGCACTTGGCCCTCTATCGATTTCATATCGATTTAGCTTTAAGACACCAATAATTAGggtattcttttaatttatcgCATAAcagataaattatatttaaacattaatattaaatattgaatttgctaaggtttatttaattgtataaatattatttacttgcaCGCTCCTTATTTATTGTTCAACCTACAAAACTATGGTAAATTTATATATGAAACGTCCTTTATTCTTTAATAGGCTCTAACGTGACGcggtaaatttttttttgtttcaaaacCTAACAAAAACTGAAGTATACTTATTAGAGTACTttcaaatattcattttatttaacacaCTTTTTAAGTgcatcttaaatattttcccctgaaaatatacatattttaaaaatttaatttatttagcaTCTAACCATGTGTTAAATGTTGACGTCCCTTTATTTCATTCGTAATTACCTGCCGAAATCGAGATTAGGATATGGATTCATCGACTTTTTGTTAGATATCAATTGACGAAATTCACATTAATTGTGTTGCCATGGCTGCTAAGCACATGGGCTGAGCACACAACAGCAATTACCATAGCATATCGCTTCGAGTTAATCTGCGATAAGGACTGCACTTTAGCGAAATGGCTCCACCTTAATTAGGAAATCTATTTATTCGGATTGTAGCAATGATCCACTACGGAGTGGACTCATTTCGCGGGTTCCGAGGTCGCGTACGCTACTGGCAGAGCGTCCGGGACTGTTACGGGTCCATTTCCCTGATAGTGGCCATCGCCTTTGCCCTGGGCATTACGCCGTACTTGGTGAGGAGAAATTCGCAGGGAGAAAGTGTCTTGGCACCATCTTGGTATGGATTCCTAAATGCCATTTCCCGCTGGCTGCTGCTCGCCTACTGCTACAGCTACATCCACCTGAGTAATGAGAGTTTAATTGGCTACTTTATGAGTAACCATGTGTCCCAGATAAGCACCAAACTTCACGATATAGGAGGCGTAATAGTGGCCATATTCACTTTCATCATCCCGCTGCTCCTGCGCAAGCACTTTCTGAGATCGGTGAAGACTATGGTGCGAGTAGATCAGAAACTAGATCGCCTACGAAGTCCTGTGGATTTCAACACCGTTGTGGGCCAGGTTATCCTGGTCATCTCAGTAATCGTGATCGTTGATACCATCCTTCTGACCACCTGTCTTGTTTGCCTAGCCAAAATGGAGGTGAAGGCCTCTTGGCAGCTTACCTTTATTCTGGTCTACGAACTTATGGTCGTTTCCATCACCATCTGCATGTTCTGCTTGATGACGCGAACGGTCCAGCGAAGGATCACCTGTCTGCACAAGGTGAGttctaattaaataatataaaaatctattatatAGTAAAACAGAACATTATACAAGAGGCCATCGAAAAATATTTCGACTTTTATTGAGAAAATATACAGAGATACAGAGGTATTTCCTTAAACACCTGAAGATATTACCTTAATTAAAAAGAACTGAAATATTTCTGGGTTCAACGTCGAGTTGGCTTTGTTCACTATTTGTggtattcaattaaataaaccCAACTAGAAGTATAGGGACCGTGTATCAACAATTCATCTGTAAGAAATAACCAGCCACCCAATCACCATATATCACCTGTCAATCAGAGTAATGCCTCGTTCCCCGTGCACAAGAAGCAAACCGAATGGAGAAATCTGATCAGCTTATGGCGAAGGCAATGGATAGGAACCACTCCCCCTATATATCCTTTCCACCCCATATCCACCCATAATACTCGAGTGTGACCAGATAGGCGATTACTCGAGTGTCTCTTGATAATGAAGATAATGAATTGCCCGTCACGAAGCAAACTCACATGGATACTCACACCATCGGCGGCTGTTATCTTAATATTCCAAACAACTGAATTAAATTCAAGGCATCTGTGGTTTGAAGGACACAGTGATGCTGATTCAGATTGGTTATTTCAAGTTACtttataaatcatttaaaactgatccttttttaatttgaaaaccAACGTTGGGTATATTTTTAGAGCTCCCTTTCTTGGGACtcccaataaaaaatttaaaattaaggcatttaatatattattattaaatattaagtagtattaaattaaattcattccACTCCCAGAGCTCCTAAAAATAAACTATTCGCCAGCACTGCCAGCTTGACAGAGTGAGAAAGCGATAACACTTGTTGCCATAGCCCGCCACTTGTTGTTGCGAATCCTAGACAACATGATAATGAGCTTTCGCCAGCCggcatttcttttttatatccTCCTTTTAGCCCACTTCACTCGACTCCTGCCTCGTCCCCTTGTTATCATTCGTTTGCATCCGTCGCCTAGCAGTCGCTGCTTTCCCTTTTGGCCAACCAGTTCGCGCTGGCACTTTCATCCGAACGGTTGTGCGAGTCGCTGGGCTTGGCTGTGTTTTCGTTTCCGCTTCCGGTTGGTATTACTTCGATTTCGCCGCCATGTCCGCGCTCCGTCGGGTGCGAAAATACTTCATATCCTCACAGGTCTACGAGGCACTGCGTCCCCTGTTCTTCCTAACTTTTCTCTACGGACTGACGCCGTTCCATGTGGTTCGTCGGAAAATGGGCGAGTCCTACCTGAAGATGTCCTGCTTCGGCGTGTTCAACATCTTCATCTACATCTGCCTGTGCGGATTCTGCTATATCTCATCGCTGCGGCAGGGAGAATCCATAGTGGGTTACTTCTTCCGCACCGAGATCTCCACGGTGGGCGATCGCCTGCAGATCTTCAATGGCTTGATAGCCGGTGCTGTGATCTACACCTCGGCAATCCTCAAACGCTGCAAGCTCCTGGGCACCCTAACCATTCTGCATAGTTTGGATACGAACTTTTCCAACATTGGCATACGGGTGAAGTACTCGAGAATATTTCGGTACtcgctgctggtgctgatctTCAAGCTCCTGATCCTGGGCGTCTATTTCGTTGGCGTTTTCCGGCTGCTCGTTTCGCTGGACGTGACACCCTCGTTCTGCGTTTGCATGACTTTCTTCCTGCAACATTCGGTCGTCTCCATTGCGATTTGTTTGTTCTGCGTGATTGCCTTCAGTTTCGAGCGGCGCCTCAGTATCATCAATCAGGTGAGTGGGGGGCTAGGTTTATCAGTGCGACAAGTACAGGTaaaggtaaatatttaccTGCAGCAGGCGGGTGGAGACAGCGTGTCTGGGATGCGTGACGGGGCTTCCAGTGGGGTATTCACTGCCATCATCGCCTTTATTACTCAAGCGCAAATCAAGTgcgaaaattaatttatgtaaAGCCATGCTAACGAGAGGGCAATGGACTTTATCGAACTAGATGGTTTGCCAAAGATTTCCTTTGACATACTTATTTAGTAATTAAGTTTGCTTTTTGGAGGCAAGGTGTGGGCAGGCAAATAACAAAGCCTAGACTATCTGGTCAACAAGTGTGGTCTGCTGGAAAGTGGATTAAATTTCAGCACATCACTAGTTTTTTGAGTAAATTAAACCCAAATCGATTGCCTACTTTAAGGCTTTTTGCCGTAGctataaactattttattatagATGTTTAAGCTCATAATGTATAGcagtttttcttaaaatattaagaatttaatttcagctgaaaagtttatttaaaaaagtctaATAAACCATCTGTTGAGATTACAAAAAGTTTCATTATAATCTTCACAAAGTTTGTCAATCCTTTTTCTTTGGGTGTGTTAATAACAAAATCATTTGAATACCAAGACCTTCTGGAAAATTTGCATGAATTCACAAACATATTTCCCTCTTTTACGCCTTTTCAAGTAAACTAAGAAACTCATTTGACCCCCATAACCAATAAAATGAATGAGTAATTTCCGATGTCATTCACGGTGGCCATAATTCTTGCGTTACCAACCAAATCTCATCTACCAAAGGACACACCATAAAAACGCTACAATATCCTGTCTAACAATTGACATCAATTCGTTTTCGCAATGGAATGGAAGCCATGAAATTAATTAGGCTTATGAGCGGCTGAATAAAAACGGTCTCTGGTCATTCATTGATCTAAATAGAGACACGAAAAACTTGCCTTATGTAAGGGAAATCGTGGGATTACCCTGGGGAGACAATTCCCCACGGAGGGCgacattaattaaaatgcaacaGCTCAAGCTAATAGGTTAATGGTCGGAACATAAGCGGACAGCAGCTTGTCTAGACCTGTAGTACAtataaaatgggaaaattatttacttttccGGCCCCTCCCACAAGGTTCCAGTCCGGACGAGTCCTGGTAAAATGCAAATCATTTGCGGTCCGTTTAGTCAGTCGCCGGTTGAAGCTCGAGCGGAGCGGACATGGACATAGAAACGGCCAAGGTGGAAACGGTGGATCCTGCGGATTCGCCGGACATAGAAGTGGGCTCTGGACTGTGCCAGCCTCTGCGTCGTAGATTTCGGCGACTTTTTACCGCCAAACAACTCTACGAGTGCCTCCGTCCGGTTTTCCATGTGACCTACGTCCACGGTCTCACCTCCTTCTACATCAGTTGCGATAGCAAAACCGGGAGGAGGACCATCAAGAAGACCATCTTCGGCTACCTAAATGGCGTCATGCACATCGCTCTGTTTGTCTTCGCCTACAGCCTAACCATATATAATAATTGCGAGTCGGTGGCCAGCTACTTCTTTCGCTCACGCATCACCTATTTCGGGGACATGATGCAGATTGTGAGTGGCTTAATTGGAGTTACTGTCATATATCTGACGGCCTTTGTGCCAAATCATCGCTTGGAGAGGTGTCTGCAGAAGTTCCACACCATGGACTTGCAACTCCAGACGGTGGGAGTGAAGATCATGTACAGCAAGGTGCTGCGGTTCAGCTATATGGTCCTGGTTTCCATGTTCCTCGTCAACATCCTCTTCACCTGTGGAACCTTCTCGGTTCTGTACTCGTCGCTAGTGGCGCCCACCTTGGCCCTGCACTTCACCTTCCTCATCCAGCACACGGTCATCGCCATAGCCATCGCGCTCTTCAGCTGCTTCACATACCTGGTGGAGATGCGACTGGTGATGGTCAATAAGGTAAGGGAAAACCCTTTTGAGAAGAGGTCCcccgaaaaatacaaaattcccaattcaaagcaaataaaattaaaccaaTAAACAAAAAGGTACCTATCATAGAAGGTCCCAAACTCATATATTATAGCcccttaattaaatttaaacttcattaaaaatcgaaataatgctaAACTTATTCCggattgaattaaaaaattgtaatttaataacaCCCTTATTTATTAATGAAGACAAAATGGACAGTGACAGTTTAGAGTTTAAAATGCTAGATCATATAGTAGTAGATCCCTTTGTACACACTTGtaaaaactacaaacataAGAAATTACCTATAGCTGTTTTAATGTTCGACTTTGTTAAAGGTATTTATAAACGAAATGGACTATTAACTTTATAGCTGTCCATCTATTTTATTGGTTGATCAGCCCGGTTAATTACTGAATATTTCCCAGAGGAAAACGAAATAACGAccagaaaaaatatcttgtcAACACATTTTACCATGCTTTAAGCTGTTTTCAATTCCGGTCAGTAAAttccattaaattaattagccCACACAAACACTGACCGTGAACCCGCCAACTGGTGTTTATAATTTCATAAACACTGGAACCCAGAATGTGCCATTAAATGGAAACTTTGTCGGTGTGTGATGGACGGGTTTCCATTACCTGACCTGTCAACGGCGAAAAGTAGACAATATTTAACTCGCGATGACGCTCAAGGTGTGGGtcataaatactttaaaactAATCACTGAGGAAATGTTTCTGGTGGAGATATAAAAGGAACTTTTCAAGGGACTCCGAAGGATTAGTTTCTTTTTCCGCGATTAACACAAGATATTTTTCGGAAGCTCTATTAAACCAATCAATTGATTTGTGAAATTTAAGAAATGTCTAGTTTCTGTCGCGAGTTATTTAGACCTCGGGATGCTTTTGGAGCCGAGCAAAGTTTACTTTTCTACACTTACCTACTCGGTTTGACCCCTTTTCGTTTGAAGGGTCAGGCGGGTGAAAGGCAGTTCCAGCTCAGCAAATTGGGCTATCTTAATGCCTTTCTCCAGTTGAGCTTCTTTAGCTACTGCTTTATGGCCGCTCTAATTGAACAGCAAAGTATTGTGGGCTACTTCTTTAAGTCGGAAATATCTCAGATGGGCGACTCCCTGCAGAAATTCATCGGAATGACTGGCATGTCGATTCTGTTCCTCTGCAGCAGCATTCGAGTCCGATTGCTGATCCGTATTTGGGATCGCATATCCTCGATAGACGATCGATTCCTTAATATAGGGGTGTGCTTTAATTACTCTGCCATTATGCGAATTAGGCATGGGAAAATCGTTTTGATAAATGGAGTGCAATTGAGCTATTTGATTAGCTCTGTCTGGATGCTGCTGCAAAATGATGTGAGACCCATTTACACAGCTGCCGTGGCATTCTATGTGCCCCAAATATTTTTGCTTAGCATTGTGATGCTCTTCGGAGCTGCTTTACATCGTCTGTGGCAGCATTTCGACTTACTAAACCAGGTGGGTTGTGCTGAAATATGatgattaatattattgttaaGTAAATTGTAAAAACACTGTGTGTTTTTATATCGGTTACCTACATTTTTTGAATTACTAAGATATATAATTGTTTTGTATCCTAGCACTACAagtgaatttaattttccgCCTAATCCTACTTAACCACCCATAAGCCTCTTACCCCCGTTTAATGACAATGCACCTGCTCTTTGGATAATTGGATAAGATCGGTCATAAAATTGGTTCGcattttttatcgttttatgAGCCTTTCATTTCATTAGCTTTTGGAGATTCTTATCCCACTTCCCGGTATTCATAAAGCTTCATATATAACTCATACGCCATGTGGTTCAtatatcactcatacgccatgTGGTTCCTCAAGCGATTGGTTGCGAGACCGGGCAATCGTCCTCGCGACGTGTACTCCTGCTATCGGCTGACCATTTTTATGGCCCTCTGGCTCGGAATAGTTCCATTTTACGTGACCACTTCTCCGGAAGGCAGAGGCAAACTAACCGCCTCGTATTTCGGCTACATAAACATCATTACGCGAATGGCCGTTTATATGGGAAACTTTGTGTACAGCACCATCGATCGAGCCTCACTGATGTCCAACTTCTTCCTCACGGATATCTCCAATGTGATAGATGGCTTGCAGAAGATCAACGGAATGCTGGGGATATTTGCCATCCTAACAATCTCACTGCTCAAGCGAAGAAAGCTTCTGGAAGTTTTGGCCATTTTCGATGGGCTGGAGACGGAGGCGTTTCCccgggtgggcgtggcagtgcATCAGGTTCCGGCGACCAAGAAAATGAATCGATTGATTATGTTACTGGTTGGCAGTATGGCGGCCTATATTACCTGTAGTTTTCTAATGATCAGCCTAAGAGATGCAGCCACATTTTCTATCTCTGCAGCGCTTAGTTATTTCTCACCCCATTTTATAGTCAGTGCTGTTTGTTTTCTGACTGGGAATTTAATGATCAAATTGCGCATCTACCTCAGCGCTCTTAATAAGGTTAAGTAGGTCAGAATACTAGAATTTTTCTGactaatatatattcttttgtaTTTCCTTAAAGGTCCTAAAAAATCTGGCCCATCAATGGGACTCTCGCACTCTCAAAGCAGTGACTCAAAAGCAGCGCTCCCTTCAGTGTCTCGACTCATTCTCCATGTACACCATAGTCACAAAGGATCCGGCTGAGATCATACAGGAATCGATGGAGATCCATCACCTTATATGCGAGGCCGCTGCCACGGCCAACAAATACTTCACCTACCAACTGCTGACCATTATTTCCATAGCTTTTCTGATCATCGTTTTCGATGCGTATTATGTGTTGGAAACGCTGCTGGGAAAATCGAAGCGGGAGAGTAAATTCAAAACCGTGGAGTTTGTGACCTTCTTCTCCTGTCAAATGATCTTGTATCTGATCGCCATCATTTCCATTGTCGAGGGAAGTAATCGGGCAATCAAGAAGAGCGAGAAAACTGGAGGAATAGTGCACTCCCTACTCAATAAAACCAAAAGTGCAGAGGTCAAGGAGAAGTTGCAGCAGTTCTCCATGCAGCTGATGCATCTCAAAATTAACTTCACCGCAGCAGGACTATTCAACATCGACCGCACTTTGTATTTTACGGTGggttcttatatatatataacaagaACGTGAGTAATTTTCCTAATTCTCTTATCGTTTACAACAGATCAGCGGGGCCTTGACCACGTATCTCATCATCTTGCTGCAGTTCACCTCCAATTCCCCCAACAACGGCTATGGGAATGGCGGCTCCTGCTGTGAGACCTACAGTAATATGACGAATCGTACGCTTTAGATGTGTTTTTAGTGTCATTACAATATGGGAAGCGATGTGGGGAGTCGATGGAGCCGGTGAAATGATATATAATACGTCCAGAAGAgcgtttattttttgtaaatgtaTGTTATTGCTGTTGCCTTTGAAAAGTACTTTCTGTCAATGTGAagaaacaattgaaaataaatttataatcgTTAAAGGAGGTGTTCCTTTTTTGTGGGTGGTGAAAGAATATGTTGGGTTAAAAATACCTATCTATACTTTAGTATAAGCCCtggtaatttttattttacaagtgaaattttaaatacataaacactgcgattttttccattttactACCACTTCCATTTTCACTACgttttttaactttgtttCCGGTCCTTGGTTTGAGAA
This window contains:
- the LOC108033294 gene encoding pre-mRNA-processing factor 40 homolog A-like isoform X2, encoding MWQESNVGLEQKASLKIKTDTVYGMETQEERTWSLTQLGELPTETRLTYVENVGLFHGMTPSEGHPKFGQDFQLAPRNSATLQDVHTTSHPMEQAASSSTNPYISKLRNLSESTESGLSSFSESGCEGTASSEGTSTVTPASGPWRPWALKEEVTEHYPKENSPSHAASPVVEDNQNHANKVNEQSAKVVEEIPPKAIETDSVRRAAKRKKEEEQLRKEVEELRRMMREKHKLKEAFVELLDSLHKKGILTYMSQWEDLYPIISEDHRFSAKFGPHDSTPLDLFHEYVEILKSDVEQKLIRKILREGSFVVQPNTSYKDFARIVFQDRRSASLDEDNVMVAYGSLHKKAKEKNRKRINEVRLLRKLEYEVKDKWLRAEVSVDEPYRNAKKLVEHLESFHFYDRKIGVRKIWKDFINESEDEVSKMFSHHHRRSPESKKKKRY
- the LOC108033294 gene encoding pre-mRNA-processing factor 40 homolog A-like isoform X1, whose product is MWQESNVGLEQKASLKIKTDTVYGMETQEERTWSLTQLGELPTETRLTYVENVGLFHGMVNTSPGHPKFGQDFQLAPRNSATLQDVHTTSHPMEQAASSSTNPYISKLRNLSESTESGLSSFSESGCEGTASSEGTSTVTPASGPWRPWALKEEVTEHYPKENSPSHAASPVVEDNQNHANKVNEQSAKVVEEIPPKAIETDSVRRAAKRKKEEEQLRKEVEELRRMMREKHKLKEAFVELLDSLHKKGILTYMSQWEDLYPIISEDHRFSAKFGPHDSTPLDLFHEYVEILKSDVEQKLIRKILREGSFVVQPNTSYKDFARIVFQDRRSASLDEDNVMVAYGSLHKKAKEKNRKRINEVRLLRKLEYEVKDKWLRAEVSVDEPYRNAKKLVEHLESFHFYDRKIGVRKIWKDFINESEDEVSKMFSHHHRRSPESKKKKRY
- the LOC108033294 gene encoding pre-mRNA-processing factor 40 homolog A-like isoform X3 yields the protein MWQESNVGLEQKASLKIKTDTVYGMETQEERTWSLTQLGELPTETRLTYVENVGLFHGMVNTSPESTESGLSSFSESGCEGTASSEGTSTVTPASGPWRPWALKEEVTEHYPKENSPSHAASPVVEDNQNHANKVNEQSAKVVEEIPPKAIETDSVRRAAKRKKEEEQLRKEVEELRRMMREKHKLKEAFVELLDSLHKKGILTYMSQWEDLYPIISEDHRFSAKFGPHDSTPLDLFHEYVEILKSDVEQKLIRKILREGSFVVQPNTSYKDFARIVFQDRRSASLDEDNVMVAYGSLHKKAKEKNRKRINEVRLLRKLEYEVKDKWLRAEVSVDEPYRNAKKLVEHLESFHFYDRKIGVRKIWKDFINESEDEVSKMFSHHHRRSPESKKKKRY